The region CGAGCGACCTCGGCCACGTCGCGCATTCGAACGACGCCGTTGCACCGGCCGGCGGCGTACACGGCGGCCGCTGCACCGCCTTCGATCGACCGCCCGTGCAGGAGGTTGGCGTCCTGTGACTGCTGGAAGAGTGTCGCGGCCCGCTCTCTGACCGCGTGGGACTGTTCGAGCGCGCTGGCCATCCGCCGGATCTCGCCGAGGCCGTGCGCGAGGTTCCGATCGCGCTTGCTCTCGAATTTGGACTGGCTGTGGAGTCGCCGCTGTCGAGAGAGCCGCCGGCGCCGACTCGCGGAGATGTCCGGCCTGTCGACAGCTCCGATGGTCGTCGAGAGGCCCCGGTCGTGGCGCAGGACTGTCCGGGGAGCGCCGGTCCGCTGCCCCTTGCACTCGTCGTCGAACGAGCGCCACTCGGGGCCGTGGTCGACAGGCTGCTCGTCGACGACCAGGCCACACTCCGGACAGTGGGTCTCCTGGCCGCTGGTGGCCAGGCTGGCGCCACACTCGGGACAGATCTGTGTCGATGCGTCGAGTCGTGTCTGGACACGTGAAGACATGGAGAATCGCTCCTCTACCCACCAGGGGAGTCAGAAAATGCGGATATACCTCAAGACCGAACAAAGCGAACTACGGTGTCGGGAAGCGTGCCTACGTTTCGGAGTCGGCTGGTTCAACGATATCGAGGTCCAGCAACTGATGAATCGGAGCTTTGTCGAAATCCGACGCATCACAGGTGACAAAGGTCGCGCTATTTTCGCGGGCCGTTGCAGCGTGGAGCAGGTCGGCCAGGTCCAATGAGACATCTTGTTGCGAAAGAGATTGCTCCAGTAGGACCGCCTCTACCGCAACGGCTTCATTCAACGGTAAGACACGCTGGATTCGTTGGTTCAGTGCGTGGTGGTTCTGGTTGACGGTACTCTGTGTTGAATAGTAGCGAAGGTACTCGAACAACACCGTCGCTGGAATTGCCCACGGCTCTTTCGCGTGTTGTTTCAGGTATGCGATGACGTTAGCATCCGGATCAGGCCGTGCGAATTTCGCGACCACGCTGTTGTCGAAACACAGCATCGTCACCGGTGGCTGTTTTCTTCGAGTGATTCGGATAGCTTGTCATGGGTTTCGTCCATGTGCTCCTCGATGCCCTCCTCTGCAAAGCCGGCCATTGCTTCCACATCGTCAGCTGTGCGCGTCACTGCTAACCGATCAAGCAGCTCATCAAACGTTTCGTCGTCACGTTTCACCGCCTCAAGCTTCTGTTTCGTTTCTTCTGAGATCCGAATCGATGTACTCATACGAATACATTGTATGCAAACCGTGGTAGTTGTTTCGCCCCCATCGTTGTGGTCGGCAACGACGTGGCTCAGGCGTCGGGAAGCTTGCCGTCGGGGCGGGGCACCAGCCCCTCGCGGATCTCGATATCGACACGCCGGAGGTGCTTGCACCGATCGGCGGTGTCGGGACAGGTACACGTCTCCTCGAGAACGTCGACCTCGTAGCGACTGTCCGACGCCGAGTGGACCTCGTAGACACCGGGCTGTTCCAAGAAGGCGACGTCGATGGACTCGCGCTTGGCCCGCTTGGTGCGAGGGTCGTCCTCAGAGTGGACCGCGAAGAGGTCCTCTGCTGGATCGGTGACGCCGCCATCGTCGACGCGAGCCTGCGCGACGCCCCCGTCGGCCACCGCTCGGCGCGGCTCGCCGTCGACGTGCATCCCGAACTGGTCGTCCAGGGCGTCGGCGTCGATCCACTCGGGGATCGGCCGCTCACCGGTCGCGAAGGCGACCCGCTTGCGGTGCTTGCACTCCTGGCCGGGGTTGTACTGGGACCAGGGACACTCGCAGGTCCCTTGGAAAGTATCGACGAGATACTCGGAACCAGAACTGGAGTTGACCAGGTACAGGCCGGGTGCGTCCCGCGCCCGGCCGATCGAATCCAGGACGGTCATGACCTCGGTGAGCGCCGCGACAGTGCGTTTGTCTGGGCCAGCCTCCTCGACGTCGATCTCGGTGGGAGTGTCGGTTGTAGCCATAGATAGCAGGCGGCACGCCCTCTCTGGAGCGCCCCTCAGCCCGCTGGGGCGCAAAAAATCAGCCCGATGCTCGCTCCTGGGAATCCGCTGGATCGCGACGAAGTTCGCGCGCTCGCATCCGCAGGTGGGACTGGACTGGCGTCCTGTTCTGGTTCCGGTTCTCGTATGCGAGATACTGCTGGACGGTCTCAACCGAGTGCATACAGCGAATCCCGGCTAGAATCGGCTGGAGGTGGTCGCCGTCCAACAGCCGCTCGGGCGGCAACTCGTCGAGGATTGCGTCTCGC is a window of Haloarcula pelagica DNA encoding:
- a CDS encoding transcription initiation factor IIB, whose amino-acid sequence is MSSRVQTRLDASTQICPECGASLATSGQETHCPECGLVVDEQPVDHGPEWRSFDDECKGQRTGAPRTVLRHDRGLSTTIGAVDRPDISASRRRRLSRQRRLHSQSKFESKRDRNLAHGLGEIRRMASALEQSHAVRERAATLFQQSQDANLLHGRSIEGGAAAAVYAAGRCNGVVRMRDVAEVARCSEGQAWNCYRTFQAELELSIPVALPVDWVPKVCSDVPRRVPRDVQQHASQLAEQATESAQINGNPVGIATAAVYLASRNADQRITQETLSEAVDLSTTTIRLWFGRLQTHILD
- a CDS encoding type II toxin-antitoxin system VapC family toxin — encoded protein: MLCFDNSVVAKFARPDPDANVIAYLKQHAKEPWAIPATVLFEYLRYYSTQSTVNQNHHALNQRIQRVLPLNEAVAVEAVLLEQSLSQQDVSLDLADLLHAATARENSATFVTCDASDFDKAPIHQLLDLDIVEPADSET
- a CDS encoding SWIM zinc finger family protein, whose protein sequence is MATTDTPTEIDVEEAGPDKRTVAALTEVMTVLDSIGRARDAPGLYLVNSSSGSEYLVDTFQGTCECPWSQYNPGQECKHRKRVAFATGERPIPEWIDADALDDQFGMHVDGEPRRAVADGGVAQARVDDGGVTDPAEDLFAVHSEDDPRTKRAKRESIDVAFLEQPGVYEVHSASDSRYEVDVLEETCTCPDTADRCKHLRRVDIEIREGLVPRPDGKLPDA
- a CDS encoding DUF7557 family protein, with protein sequence MSTSIRISEETKQKLEAVKRDDETFDELLDRLAVTRTADDVEAMAGFAEEGIEEHMDETHDKLSESLEENSHR